From Streptomyces zhihengii, the proteins below share one genomic window:
- a CDS encoding ArsR/SmtB family transcription factor produces the protein MLRIHFSADDLARVRMAAGPDALWESILSFHRLRDRRGSLVFGEWRSEARVRLKGETRLLAQLVPPRGYFPDFLTPAEGRDGLEAGLAALRATPAERLRAEVALTAVHRSPLRVPPARLEPLSEGRADAVGRLVDALHAYHRAAVEPYWPHVRARVEADRAARGRALLDGGAAELLASLPPVLRWRAPVLEADYPVDRELHLKGRGLLLQPSFFCRGTPVVLRDPSLPPVLVYPVQHSAESALPEAAGASLGRLVGHTRSAVLQAIRHGCTTSELARRAGVSLASASQHAAVLRESGLVVTLRHGNAVLHTLTPLGAALLRGGVPGEPRADPGAEPRPEPRPYARNGPVTS, from the coding sequence GTGCTTCGTATTCATTTCAGTGCGGACGATCTGGCGCGCGTAAGGATGGCGGCCGGTCCGGACGCGCTGTGGGAATCGATTCTGAGTTTCCACCGGCTGAGGGACCGCAGAGGCTCCCTCGTCTTCGGTGAATGGCGGTCGGAAGCACGCGTCCGGTTGAAAGGTGAAACGCGTCTGCTGGCCCAACTGGTTCCGCCGCGCGGGTATTTCCCGGATTTCCTGACGCCCGCGGAGGGCCGTGACGGCCTGGAGGCGGGCCTCGCGGCACTGCGGGCCACCCCGGCCGAGCGGCTGCGCGCGGAAGTGGCCCTGACGGCCGTCCACCGCTCCCCGCTGCGGGTGCCGCCCGCCCGGCTGGAGCCGCTCTCCGAGGGCCGTGCGGACGCCGTGGGACGGCTCGTGGACGCCCTGCACGCCTACCACCGCGCCGCCGTCGAGCCGTACTGGCCGCATGTGCGGGCCCGGGTGGAGGCCGACCGCGCGGCGCGCGGGCGCGCCCTCCTCGACGGCGGCGCCGCCGAACTGCTCGCCTCACTGCCCCCGGTGCTGCGCTGGCGCGCCCCCGTCCTGGAGGCCGACTACCCGGTCGACCGGGAGCTCCACCTGAAGGGGCGGGGCCTGCTGCTCCAGCCGTCGTTCTTCTGCCGGGGCACACCCGTCGTGCTGCGCGACCCCTCGCTGCCGCCGGTGCTGGTCTATCCGGTGCAGCACAGCGCCGAGTCCGCCCTGCCGGAGGCCGCCGGCGCCTCGCTCGGCCGGCTCGTCGGCCACACCCGCTCGGCGGTCCTCCAGGCCATCCGGCACGGCTGCACCACCAGCGAACTGGCCCGCAGGGCGGGGGTGTCCCTCGCCTCCGCGAGCCAGCACGCCGCGGTGCTCCGCGAATCCGGCCTCGTCGTCACCCTCCGGCACGGGAACGCGGTACTCCACACGCTGACCCCGCTGGGCGCCGCCCTGCTGCGCGGCGGCGTCCCCGGGGAGCCCCGTGCGGACCCGGGGGCGGAGCCCCGCCCCGAGCCCCGCCCCTACGCGCGGAACGGGCCGGTCACCTCGTAG
- a CDS encoding MarR family transcriptional regulator, protein MSTAPATTPLLNSPLLGRAHYAARALLDRELARSGHTFLHSIVLGAIAAEDGEAGREAVTAYTVRTVKVPPADARRALAELMDGGYAEATGEEAGSVRLTGEGAALRARLGEFSARTAPQVYGDIPAEDLAVAGRVLLQVMERAEALYARTADRS, encoded by the coding sequence ATGTCCACGGCCCCCGCGACCACACCCCTGCTGAACAGCCCCCTCCTCGGGCGCGCCCACTACGCGGCCCGCGCCCTGCTCGACCGCGAACTGGCCCGCTCCGGGCACACCTTCCTGCACTCGATCGTGCTCGGGGCGATCGCCGCCGAAGACGGCGAGGCCGGCCGCGAGGCCGTCACCGCGTACACCGTGCGGACGGTGAAGGTGCCCCCGGCCGACGCCCGGCGCGCGCTGGCGGAGCTGATGGACGGCGGATACGCCGAGGCGACCGGCGAGGAGGCCGGCAGCGTGCGCCTCACCGGGGAGGGCGCGGCCCTGCGCGCACGCCTCGGCGAGTTCTCCGCCCGGACGGCGCCGCAGGTCTACGGGGACATCCCCGCCGAGGACCTTGCCGTCGCCGGACGGGTGCTGCTCCAGGTCATGGAGCGGGCGGAGGCGCTCTACGCGCGCACGGCGGACCGCTCCTGA
- a CDS encoding NAD(P)/FAD-dependent oxidoreductase, with protein sequence MTSEIVVIGAGTAGARLARQLGAAARVTVFGEETHAPYNRVLLAEVLAGRYPADVIALPEVPVRRGVRATSIDRARRLVHCADGTSVPYDRLVLATGSNPVLPPLRGIGPGLPDGVHPFRTLDDCAALSAAVGPGTRAVVVGGGLLGVSAARALATRGAKVVLAQQGEHLMERQLDASASALLRTHLESLGVEVHTECRVRGLRTGADGAVGAVVLADGFALDAEVVVLACGVRPRVGLAADAGLKVRRGVVVDDELRTSDPYIHAIGDCAEHDGVVHGLAGPALEQADVLASVLKAEEAPRYTGFRALTRLTLTSAPAADPSAAPLDLAAFGDPTPRPGDDVVQLADATRGAYRKVVVRGDRLVGGVLLGDLASVGALARAWEGDEALPDSVPLLHLLTNDGGL encoded by the coding sequence ATGACATCGGAGATCGTGGTGATCGGCGCCGGCACGGCAGGCGCCCGGCTCGCGCGCCAGCTCGGCGCCGCGGCCCGCGTCACCGTCTTCGGCGAGGAGACCCACGCCCCGTACAACCGGGTGCTCCTCGCCGAGGTGCTCGCCGGCCGGTACCCCGCGGACGTCATCGCGCTGCCCGAGGTGCCGGTGCGCCGCGGTGTGCGGGCGACCTCGATCGACCGGGCGCGGCGGCTGGTGCACTGCGCCGACGGCACCTCGGTCCCCTACGACCGGCTGGTGCTCGCCACCGGCTCGAACCCGGTGCTGCCGCCGCTGCGCGGCATCGGCCCCGGCCTCCCGGACGGCGTCCACCCGTTCCGGACCCTCGACGACTGCGCGGCCCTGTCCGCGGCCGTCGGCCCCGGCACCCGGGCGGTCGTCGTCGGCGGCGGCCTGCTCGGCGTCTCCGCGGCCCGCGCGCTCGCCACCCGGGGCGCCAAGGTGGTGCTGGCCCAGCAGGGCGAGCACCTGATGGAGCGGCAGCTCGACGCCTCGGCGTCCGCGCTGCTGCGCACCCACCTGGAGTCGCTCGGCGTCGAGGTGCACACCGAGTGCCGGGTGCGCGGACTGCGCACCGGCGCCGACGGCGCGGTCGGCGCCGTCGTCCTCGCGGACGGCTTCGCGCTGGACGCCGAGGTCGTGGTGCTGGCCTGCGGCGTCCGGCCGAGGGTCGGTCTGGCGGCCGACGCCGGGCTGAAGGTCCGGCGCGGTGTGGTCGTCGACGACGAGCTGCGCACCTCCGACCCGTACATCCACGCCATCGGCGACTGCGCCGAGCACGACGGCGTGGTCCACGGGCTGGCCGGACCGGCGCTGGAACAGGCCGATGTGCTCGCCTCGGTGCTGAAGGCCGAGGAGGCGCCCCGCTACACGGGTTTCCGGGCGCTGACCCGGCTGACCCTGACCTCCGCCCCCGCGGCGGACCCCTCGGCCGCGCCGCTGGACCTCGCCGCGTTCGGCGACCCGACTCCCCGCCCGGGGGACGACGTCGTCCAGCTCGCCGACGCCACCCGGGGCGCGTACCGCAAGGTCGTCGTCCGCGGGGACCGGCTCGTCGGCGGCGTACTGCTGGGGGACCTCGCCTCGGTCGGCGCCCTCGCCCGGGCCTGGGAGGGCGACGAGGCCCTCCCCGACTCCGTGCCCCTGCTCCACCTGCTCACCAATGATGGAGGCCTCTGA
- a CDS encoding VOC family protein, translated as MSQMIFLNLPVKDLETSKSFWTKLGYSFNPQFSDENAACLVISDTIFAMLLTEQRFKDFTKKDITDATVSTEAIFALSAENREAVDTLVDGALAAGGSPSGETQDFGFMYGRAFQDVDHHNWEVMWMDVEAMQEATAGE; from the coding sequence ATGTCCCAGATGATCTTCCTGAACCTGCCGGTCAAGGATCTGGAGACCAGCAAGTCCTTCTGGACCAAGCTGGGTTACTCCTTCAACCCGCAGTTCAGCGACGAGAACGCGGCCTGTCTCGTCATCAGCGACACCATCTTCGCCATGCTGCTGACGGAGCAGCGCTTCAAGGACTTCACCAAGAAGGACATCACGGACGCCACCGTGTCCACCGAGGCGATCTTCGCGCTCAGCGCCGAGAACCGCGAGGCCGTGGACACGCTGGTCGACGGCGCCCTGGCGGCCGGCGGCTCCCCGTCCGGCGAGACCCAGGACTTCGGCTTCATGTACGGCCGCGCCTTCCAGGACGTCGACCACCACAACTGGGAGGTCATGTGGATGGACGTCGAGGCCATGCAGGAGGCGACGGCCGGCGAGTGA
- the ppdK gene encoding pyruvate, phosphate dikinase — MSENKDQKFVYDFTEGNKDLKDLLGGKGANLAEMTNLGLPVPPGFTITTEACKVYLDSGEEPAALRDEVSAHLDALETSMGKRLGQADDPLLVSVRSGAKFSMPGMMDTVLNIGLSDESVAGLAAQAGDERFAWDSYRRLIQMFGKTVLGVDGELFEDALDEAKAAKKVAVDTDLDAADLKKLVKHFKKIVKAEAGRDFPQDPREQMDLAIHAVFDSWNTDRAKLYRRQERIPGDLGTAVNVCSMVFGNLGPDSGTGVAFTRDPASGHQGVYGDYLQNAQGEDVVAGIRNTVPLADLESIDKTSYDQLMQIMETLENHYRDLCDIEFTIERGQLWMLQTRVGKRTAGAAFRIATQLVDQGLIDEAEALQRVNGAQLAQLMFPRFDDKATTELLGRGIAASPGAAVGKAVFDSYTAVKWSRSGEKVILIRRETNPDDLDGMIAAEGILTSRGGKTSHAAVVARGMGKTCVCGAEDLEVDTKRRRMTVGGTVVEEGDVVSIDGSTGKVYLGEVPVVPSPVVEYFEGRMHAGADDADELVQAVHRIMAYADRVRRLRVRANADNAEDALRARRFGAQGIGLCRTEHMFLGERREMVEKLILADTDEEREEALQALLPLQKKDFVELFEAMDGLPVTVRLLDPPLHEFLPDITELSVRVALAEARKDHNENDLRLLQAVHRLHEQNPMLGLRGVRLGLVIPGLFGMQVRAIAEAAAQRVDAKGDPRAEIMIPLVGTVQELEIVRDEAEEVIAEVARQTGVELRLALGTMIELPRAALTAGQIAEAAEFFSFGTNDLTQTVWGFSRDDVEASFFTAYLEKGIFGVSPFETIDKDGVGALVRDAVAAGRATRPDLKLGVCGEHGGDPESVHFFHEVGLDYVSCSPFRIPVARLEAGRAAAQSAGSDSR, encoded by the coding sequence GTGTCGGAAAACAAAGATCAGAAGTTCGTCTACGACTTCACCGAGGGCAACAAGGACCTGAAGGACCTTCTCGGTGGCAAGGGTGCGAACCTCGCCGAGATGACCAACCTCGGTCTCCCGGTCCCTCCCGGGTTCACGATCACGACCGAGGCGTGCAAGGTCTACCTCGACAGCGGCGAGGAGCCGGCGGCACTCCGCGACGAGGTGAGTGCGCACCTCGACGCCCTGGAGACCTCCATGGGCAAGCGGCTCGGCCAGGCCGACGACCCGCTGCTCGTCTCGGTGCGCTCGGGCGCCAAGTTCTCGATGCCCGGCATGATGGACACCGTCCTCAACATCGGCCTCTCCGACGAGTCCGTCGCGGGCCTCGCCGCCCAGGCCGGCGACGAGCGCTTCGCCTGGGACTCGTACCGCCGCCTCATCCAGATGTTCGGCAAGACCGTGCTGGGCGTCGACGGCGAGCTCTTCGAGGACGCGCTGGACGAGGCCAAGGCCGCCAAGAAGGTCGCCGTCGACACCGACCTCGACGCCGCGGACCTCAAGAAGCTGGTCAAGCACTTCAAGAAGATCGTCAAGGCCGAGGCGGGCCGGGACTTCCCGCAGGACCCGCGCGAGCAGATGGACCTCGCCATCCACGCGGTCTTCGACTCCTGGAACACCGACCGGGCCAAGCTCTACCGCCGCCAGGAGCGCATCCCCGGCGACCTCGGCACCGCGGTCAACGTCTGCTCCATGGTCTTCGGCAACCTCGGCCCCGACTCCGGCACCGGCGTCGCCTTCACCCGCGACCCCGCCTCCGGCCACCAGGGCGTGTACGGCGACTACCTCCAGAACGCCCAGGGCGAGGACGTCGTCGCGGGCATCCGCAACACCGTCCCGCTGGCGGACCTGGAGTCGATCGACAAGACGTCGTACGACCAGCTCATGCAGATCATGGAGACCCTGGAGAACCACTACCGGGACCTCTGCGACATCGAGTTCACCATCGAGCGCGGCCAGCTCTGGATGCTCCAGACCCGCGTCGGCAAGCGCACCGCCGGCGCCGCGTTCCGCATCGCCACGCAGCTCGTCGACCAAGGCCTGATCGACGAGGCCGAGGCGCTCCAGCGCGTCAACGGGGCGCAGCTCGCGCAGCTCATGTTCCCCCGCTTCGACGACAAGGCCACCACCGAGCTGCTGGGCCGCGGCATCGCCGCCTCCCCGGGCGCGGCCGTCGGCAAGGCCGTCTTCGACTCGTACACGGCCGTCAAGTGGTCGCGTTCGGGCGAGAAGGTCATCCTCATCCGCCGCGAGACCAACCCGGACGACCTGGACGGCATGATCGCCGCCGAGGGCATCCTGACCTCGCGCGGCGGCAAGACCTCGCACGCCGCCGTCGTCGCCCGCGGCATGGGCAAGACCTGTGTCTGCGGCGCCGAGGACCTGGAGGTCGACACCAAGCGCCGCCGGATGACGGTGGGCGGGACGGTCGTCGAGGAGGGCGACGTCGTCTCCATCGACGGCTCCACCGGCAAGGTGTACCTCGGCGAGGTGCCGGTCGTGCCGTCCCCGGTCGTCGAGTACTTCGAGGGCCGGATGCACGCCGGCGCCGACGACGCCGACGAGCTGGTGCAGGCCGTCCACCGGATCATGGCCTACGCGGACCGGGTACGCCGGCTGCGCGTACGGGCCAACGCCGACAACGCCGAGGACGCGCTGCGCGCCCGCCGCTTCGGCGCCCAGGGCATCGGCCTGTGCCGCACCGAGCACATGTTCCTCGGCGAGCGCCGCGAGATGGTCGAGAAGCTGATCCTCGCCGACACCGACGAGGAGCGCGAGGAGGCCCTCCAGGCCCTGCTCCCGCTCCAGAAGAAGGACTTCGTCGAGCTGTTCGAGGCGATGGACGGGCTGCCGGTGACGGTGCGTCTGCTCGACCCGCCGCTGCACGAGTTCCTGCCCGACATCACCGAGCTCTCGGTGCGCGTCGCCCTCGCCGAGGCCCGCAAGGACCACAACGAGAACGATCTGCGCCTGCTCCAGGCCGTGCACCGGCTGCACGAGCAGAACCCGATGCTCGGCCTGCGCGGAGTGCGTCTCGGCCTGGTCATCCCCGGCCTGTTCGGCATGCAGGTGCGGGCCATCGCCGAGGCCGCGGCGCAGCGCGTCGACGCCAAGGGCGACCCGCGCGCGGAGATCATGATCCCGCTGGTGGGCACCGTCCAGGAACTGGAGATCGTGCGGGACGAGGCCGAGGAGGTCATCGCCGAGGTCGCGCGGCAGACCGGTGTCGAACTCCGGCTGGCCCTCGGCACGATGATCGAGCTGCCCAGGGCCGCGCTGACCGCCGGCCAGATCGCGGAGGCCGCGGAGTTCTTCTCCTTCGGCACCAACGACCTCACCCAGACGGTGTGGGGCTTCTCCCGCGACGACGTGGAGGCCAGCTTCTTCACCGCCTACCTGGAGAAGGGCATCTTCGGCGTCAGCCCGTTCGAGACGATCGACAAGGACGGCGTGGGCGCCCTCGTCCGCGACGCCGTGGCGGCCGGCCGGGCCACCCGCCCCGACCTCAAGCTCGGTGTCTGTGGCGAGCACGGCGGCGACCCGGAGTCCGTGCACTTCTTCCACGAGGTGGGCCTGGACTACGTCTCCTGCTCGCCCTTCCGGATCCCGGTGGCCCGCCTGGAGGCGGGACGCGCCGCGGCGCAGTCGGCGGGCAGCGACTCCCGCTGA
- the nirD gene encoding nitrite reductase small subunit NirD, whose amino-acid sequence MTIAPEKTDVQLQIKIGDDWLAVCPLSRLIPGRGVAALLPGGRQAALFLDRDGRPYAIDNRDPFGGAQVLSRGLIGTAAGRPFVASPLLKQRFDLETGACIDDADVAVTAYEVRLH is encoded by the coding sequence ATGACCATCGCCCCTGAGAAGACCGACGTCCAGCTCCAGATCAAGATCGGCGACGACTGGCTGGCCGTGTGCCCGCTGTCACGGCTGATCCCCGGGCGCGGCGTCGCGGCGCTGCTCCCCGGCGGGCGCCAGGCCGCGCTGTTCCTGGACCGCGACGGCCGGCCGTACGCCATCGACAACCGTGACCCGTTCGGCGGTGCGCAGGTCCTGTCGCGCGGGCTGATCGGCACCGCGGCGGGCCGCCCGTTCGTCGCGTCGCCGCTGCTGAAGCAGCGCTTCGACCTGGAGACGGGGGCCTGCATCGACGACGCGGACGTCGCGGTGACGGCGTACGAGGTGCGGCTGCACTGA
- the nirB gene encoding nitrite reductase large subunit NirB, producing MAATSAMSTPAISPTIVVVGHGMVGQRFLEALADRGVTERARIVVLCEEPRPAYDRVKLTSYFSGNTPDDLSMVEDGFMEKHGIELHLDDPAVRIDTAARTVVSRAGVTLAYDTLVLATGSYPFVPPVPGKDAEGCFVYRTIEDLLAIEEYAKTSRVGAVVGGGLLGLEAAGALKGLGLQTHVVEFAPRLMPVQVDDGGGAALLRTIENMGLSVHTGVGTQEVVAGETGAVTGMALSDGSVLPTDLVVFSAGVRPRDQLARDAGLAVGERGGIVVDEQCRTSDPAVFAIGECALASDGRVYGLVAPGYEMAETAAATLEGEVKSFTGADLSTKLKLLGVDVASFGDAHGTADGCLDVVYSDSRAGLYKKLVIGADGTLLGGILVGDAEQYGTLRAFTGSKPPVSAEQLVLPAGAGAPVALGPAALPDEAVVCSCHNVTKGTVRSAVTDHRCTTVPEVKKCTKAGTGCGSCVKVLGQLVNAELEAAGVEVDKGLCPCFGQTRQELYEIVRALRITSYQRLLDQHGREEARGGNGCEVCKPTVGSIIASLAPTIGASGYVLEGEQAALQDTNDHFLANMQKNGSYSIVPRIPGGEITPEKLIVIGEVARDFGLYTKITGGQRIDLFGARVDQLPQIWGRLVDAGFESGHAYGKALRTVKSCVGQTWCRYGVQDSVRMAIDLELRYRGLRSPHKLKSAVSGCQRECAEAQSKDFGVIATANGWNLYVGGNGGATPRHADLLAQDLSDGELIRLIDRFLMFYIRTADRLERTSTWLERIEGGLDHVRDVVVDDSLGICAELESLMADHVAGYRDEWAETLDDPERLMRFVSFVNAPDVPDPTVKFVPERDQVKPDLPLLSIRPLDEALEGSAAR from the coding sequence ATGGCTGCGACGTCCGCGATGTCCACCCCCGCGATCAGCCCCACGATCGTGGTCGTCGGCCACGGCATGGTCGGCCAGCGCTTCCTGGAGGCCCTCGCCGACCGCGGTGTCACCGAGCGGGCGCGGATCGTCGTGCTCTGCGAGGAGCCGCGCCCGGCCTACGACCGCGTCAAGCTGACCTCGTACTTCTCCGGGAACACGCCCGACGACCTGTCCATGGTCGAGGACGGCTTCATGGAGAAGCACGGCATCGAACTGCACCTCGACGACCCCGCCGTCCGGATCGACACCGCCGCGCGCACCGTCGTCTCGCGGGCCGGGGTGACCCTCGCCTACGACACCCTGGTGCTGGCCACCGGCTCGTACCCGTTCGTGCCGCCGGTGCCGGGCAAGGACGCCGAGGGCTGCTTCGTCTACCGCACCATCGAGGACCTGCTGGCCATCGAGGAGTACGCCAAGACCTCCCGGGTGGGCGCGGTCGTCGGCGGCGGTCTGCTCGGCCTGGAGGCGGCCGGGGCGCTGAAGGGCCTCGGCCTGCAGACCCATGTCGTCGAGTTCGCGCCGCGGCTGATGCCGGTCCAGGTCGACGACGGCGGCGGCGCGGCGCTGCTGCGCACCATCGAGAACATGGGGCTCTCCGTGCACACCGGAGTCGGCACCCAGGAGGTCGTCGCCGGGGAGACGGGCGCCGTCACCGGCATGGCCCTCTCCGACGGCTCGGTGCTCCCCACCGACCTGGTGGTCTTCTCCGCGGGCGTCCGGCCCCGGGACCAGCTCGCCCGGGACGCGGGGCTCGCCGTCGGGGAGCGCGGCGGCATCGTCGTCGACGAGCAGTGCCGCACCTCCGACCCGGCGGTCTTCGCGATCGGCGAGTGCGCGCTCGCCAGCGACGGCCGCGTGTACGGCCTGGTGGCGCCCGGGTACGAGATGGCGGAGACGGCCGCCGCCACGCTGGAGGGCGAGGTGAAGTCGTTCACCGGCGCCGACCTGTCCACCAAGCTGAAGCTGCTCGGCGTGGACGTCGCCTCCTTCGGCGACGCGCACGGCACCGCCGACGGCTGCCTCGACGTGGTGTACTCCGACTCCCGCGCGGGCCTCTACAAGAAGCTCGTGATCGGCGCCGACGGGACGCTGCTCGGCGGCATCCTGGTCGGCGACGCCGAACAGTACGGCACCCTGCGGGCGTTCACCGGCAGCAAGCCGCCGGTCTCCGCGGAGCAGCTCGTGCTGCCGGCCGGCGCGGGCGCGCCGGTGGCGCTCGGCCCGGCCGCCCTGCCCGACGAGGCGGTCGTCTGCTCCTGCCACAACGTCACCAAGGGCACCGTCCGGAGCGCGGTCACCGACCACCGGTGCACCACGGTGCCCGAGGTCAAGAAGTGCACCAAGGCGGGCACCGGCTGCGGAAGCTGCGTCAAGGTGCTGGGCCAGCTCGTCAACGCCGAGCTGGAGGCCGCGGGCGTCGAGGTCGACAAGGGCCTGTGCCCCTGCTTCGGCCAGACCCGGCAGGAGCTCTACGAGATCGTCCGGGCCCTGCGCATCACCTCCTACCAGCGGCTCCTGGACCAGCACGGACGCGAGGAGGCCCGCGGCGGCAACGGCTGCGAGGTCTGCAAGCCGACGGTCGGCTCGATCATCGCCTCGCTGGCCCCCACGATCGGCGCGAGCGGATACGTGCTGGAGGGCGAGCAGGCGGCGCTCCAGGACACCAACGACCACTTCCTGGCGAACATGCAGAAGAACGGGTCGTACTCGATCGTGCCCCGCATCCCCGGCGGTGAGATCACCCCGGAGAAGCTGATCGTGATCGGCGAGGTGGCGCGGGACTTCGGGCTCTACACCAAGATCACCGGCGGTCAGCGGATCGACCTCTTCGGCGCCCGGGTGGACCAGCTCCCGCAGATCTGGGGCCGGCTGGTGGACGCGGGCTTCGAGTCCGGTCACGCCTACGGCAAGGCGCTGCGGACGGTGAAGTCCTGCGTGGGACAGACCTGGTGCCGCTACGGCGTGCAGGACTCGGTCCGCATGGCGATCGACCTGGAGCTGCGCTACCGGGGCCTGCGCTCGCCCCACAAGCTGAAGTCGGCGGTCTCCGGCTGCCAGCGCGAGTGCGCCGAGGCCCAGTCCAAGGACTTCGGGGTGATCGCCACGGCGAACGGCTGGAACCTCTACGTCGGCGGCAACGGCGGCGCGACCCCGCGCCACGCCGACCTGCTCGCCCAGGACCTGTCGGACGGCGAACTGATCCGGCTGATCGACCGGTTCCTGATGTTCTACATCCGCACGGCCGACCGGCTGGAGCGGACCTCGACCTGGCTGGAGCGGATCGAGGGCGGCCTGGACCATGTGCGCGACGTGGTGGTCGACGACTCGCTGGGCATCTGCGCCGAACTGGAGTCCCTGATGGCCGACCACGTCGCCGGCTACCGCGACGAGTGGGCCGAGACGCTGGACGACCCGGAGCGCCTGATGCGGTTCGTCTCCTTCGTCAACGCCCCCGACGTGCCCGACCCCACGGTCAAGTTCGTGCCCGAGCGGGACCAGGTCAAGCCCGACCTGCCCCTGCTGTCCATCCGTCCGCTGGACGAAGCACTGGAAGGAAGCGCCGCCCGATGA
- a CDS encoding sulfite exporter TauE/SafE family protein, producing the protein MPDISLTTLVVLCIAAAAAGWIDAVVGGGGLLLLPALLLGLPNTGAAHVLGTNKAVAIVGTSGAAITYVRKAPVQVKTAVRIGLAALAGSMTGAFFAAGISSDVLRPVIMVVLLAVAAFVMLRPSFGTAGPADRRKVTRSRTIAAIVLVGGGIGFYDGLFGPGTGTFLVLALTAVLHLDLVTASATAKIVNVCTNAGALAMFAYQGTVLWQLAAVMAVFNLAGGMIGARMALSRGSGFVRGVLLVVVFSLVAKLGFDQWNA; encoded by the coding sequence GTGCCCGACATATCACTGACCACGCTGGTCGTCCTGTGCATCGCCGCCGCCGCTGCCGGCTGGATCGACGCCGTCGTGGGCGGCGGCGGACTGCTGCTGCTGCCCGCGCTGCTGCTGGGCCTGCCGAACACCGGCGCGGCCCATGTGCTGGGCACCAACAAGGCGGTGGCCATCGTGGGCACCTCGGGCGCCGCGATCACCTATGTGCGCAAGGCCCCGGTCCAGGTGAAGACGGCGGTACGGATCGGCCTCGCCGCCCTCGCGGGCTCGATGACGGGCGCCTTCTTCGCGGCCGGGATCAGCAGCGACGTGCTGCGCCCCGTGATCATGGTGGTGCTGCTGGCCGTCGCCGCCTTCGTGATGCTGCGGCCGTCGTTCGGCACCGCAGGCCCCGCCGACCGGCGGAAGGTCACCCGCTCCCGCACGATCGCCGCCATCGTCCTCGTCGGCGGCGGGATCGGCTTCTACGACGGCCTCTTCGGGCCCGGCACCGGCACCTTCCTGGTGCTGGCGCTCACCGCCGTGCTCCACCTCGACCTGGTGACGGCCTCCGCCACCGCGAAGATCGTCAACGTCTGCACCAACGCCGGGGCGCTCGCGATGTTCGCCTACCAGGGGACGGTGCTGTGGCAGCTCGCCGCCGTGATGGCCGTCTTCAACCTGGCCGGCGGCATGATCGGAGCCCGGATGGCGCTGAGCAGGGGCAGCGGGTTCGTGCGCGGGGTGCTGCTCGTGGTGGTCTTCTCGCTGGTCGCGAAGCTCGGCTTCGACCAGTGGAACGCCTAG
- a CDS encoding PhoX family protein codes for MERRSFLRGAVVGTSAAAFGFTLWQGAASAAPAQPGAGPYGTLGAADANGIQLPAGFTSRVIARSGQKVGSTSYTWHNAPDGGACFTDGTGWIYVSNSEINPSGGAGAVRFDSSGAITGAYRILSNTRQNCAGGKTPWNTWLSCEEVSLGYVYEADPYGVNAAVQRPAMGRFKHEAAAADPVRRAVYLTEDETSGCLYRFLPTTWGNLSSGTLQVLVAGSGTSGSFSWANVPDPDGSPTATRNQVSGAKKFNGGEGCHYANDTVWFTTKGDNRLWELDLTSNTYSLAYDDSLVTGGSAPLTGVDNVTGAASGDLFVAEDGGNMEICVITPSDVVAPFLRITGQSGSEICGPAFSPDGRRLYFSSQRGTSGSSSGGITYEVTGPFRA; via the coding sequence GTGGAACGTCGCAGTTTTCTGCGCGGAGCGGTCGTCGGCACGTCCGCGGCAGCGTTCGGCTTCACCCTCTGGCAGGGCGCCGCGTCCGCGGCGCCCGCCCAGCCCGGCGCCGGCCCGTACGGGACGCTCGGCGCGGCGGACGCCAACGGCATCCAGCTCCCGGCCGGCTTCACCAGCCGGGTGATCGCCCGCTCCGGCCAGAAGGTCGGCTCCACCTCGTACACCTGGCACAACGCCCCCGACGGCGGCGCCTGCTTCACGGACGGCACGGGCTGGATCTACGTCTCCAACTCCGAGATCAACCCGTCCGGCGGGGCGGGCGCGGTGCGCTTCGACTCCTCGGGCGCCATCACCGGCGCCTACCGCATCCTGTCCAACACCCGCCAGAACTGCGCCGGCGGCAAGACGCCCTGGAACACCTGGCTGTCGTGCGAGGAGGTCAGCCTCGGCTACGTCTACGAGGCCGACCCGTACGGCGTGAACGCGGCCGTGCAGCGGCCCGCGATGGGCCGCTTCAAGCACGAGGCGGCGGCCGCCGACCCCGTCCGCAGGGCCGTCTACCTCACCGAGGACGAGACCAGCGGCTGCCTGTACCGCTTCCTCCCCACCACCTGGGGCAACCTGTCGTCCGGCACGCTCCAGGTGCTGGTCGCCGGCTCGGGGACGTCCGGGTCGTTCAGCTGGGCGAACGTGCCGGACCCGGACGGCTCCCCCACGGCCACCCGCAACCAGGTGTCGGGGGCGAAGAAGTTCAACGGCGGCGAGGGCTGCCACTACGCCAACGACACCGTGTGGTTCACCACCAAGGGCGACAACCGGCTCTGGGAGCTCGACCTCACGTCGAACACCTACTCGCTCGCCTACGACGACTCCCTGGTGACCGGCGGCTCGGCGCCGCTCACCGGCGTCGACAACGTCACGGGCGCCGCCTCCGGCGACCTGTTCGTCGCCGAGGACGGCGGCAACATGGAGATCTGTGTGATCACCCCGTCGGACGTCGTCGCGCCGTTCCTGCGGATCACCGGGCAGTCCGGCTCCGAGATCTGCGGCCCGGCCTTCTCGCCCGACGGGCGCCGGCTGTACTTCTCCAGCCAGCGCGGCACCAGCGGCAGTTCGTCGGGCGGCATCACCTACGAGGTGACCGGCCCGTTCCGCGCGTAG